One genomic segment of Verrucomicrobiaceae bacterium includes these proteins:
- a CDS encoding pentapeptide repeat-containing protein → MPVDAITILHISDMQFGKYHRYSQAHPGTPPNEYDTLSQRLILDLDHLMGKTTAKIKAPIAKPDLIICTGDLAEWGLAKEFTQAFDFLGKVAEHLGLSRDRVIVIPGNHDINRKQCESYFIECEAEGEIPVFPWFPKWKQFKAAFDAFYADSSGITFTPAEPWTLFPIHELTLVVAGLNSTIDEGHDAAVEALADPGHHGFCGEPQLRWFEGRLSAPEFAGWIRIAAVHHNISRGCRSDNENLRDEDFMQSILAPHLDLVLHGHTHQAKDALIKPDVPVFSTGSASLVTRGADAIPTDVPNQYQIITLRQDSITRHCRSYNGAATPPKWIGDNSLSLDGSEWIITDRADFGSAHAIFNPSVDDGGFEGIESTHHVSSREFARIISREFSSEISAADLFRENIVRLTELRHERARVEPLHWQHEDMRCLSVSFTTESGIHTCRPLATCLQCPTTEELDAFHAYIVRQYRASEPRLMADCIFGDGAEIPTAVQAHADRLGIRLQRIAQYRGLLDLTDFIQGQTARVEEIQKRAAYRPDWYVDQRMNFEAGPIKDTTADALAEVAGWMQQPGPAFALILGEPGTGKTFLMLELARRLAAVPCMRPILVELRGMEKAKTVAAMLGAQFADHKQPSDPKKLNHMVREGAVTLLFDGFDELALRVGYMRAADHLNEIIAAAQGEAPHIVVTSRTSHFESDKQVRNKLAEALQAGVQGLHYCHLLPFESPQIEAFLQKRFPSEAEDWMRLLRDVEDLIDLSRIPRMLAFITEVPRETLEQARKPGSGTVSAGDVYRLVVEGQWLPFEHRRMNQPGSAELFTVPQMLDAVQHLAQALWRTTDRFISLSELGDHTQRILEKFAPDKVGQEMHATHQLGSGTLLMRDADGRFTFIHQSVLEWLVADQAARELLEHGDTKKLDEGEMPSLMADFFIDLAGQAHAGQWAAQLTSSNTSADIRQYAKSNGTLLLKRLKDRYGTVIQSHAVKNLAGADLSGRVLLGEDFQHARMERVKLYEANLSAANLYAAHLLEADLRHSDLFRANLQMADLTRADLTGANLSHADLRGADLTEADFTRATLIGADLRGAVLTGSQWHLARLAGAVLDQTDSPSMVGVGQVRLSTVHTLSFASAVSRIHSVAWNTRFGLIAAGHENGSIVIWDASSFRILRVLQGHQGWVRGLAFCLDGHFLASGGDDKTIRIWDLYKQKFKLLVGHDAAITCLAVSPGGGQLVSGSKDKTVRIWDIQNGSCLHILKRHLKAVTSVAFSPQHALIASGSNDQYIRLWSSANGQYLRGIKDHTEPVTGVAFTHDGSVLVSTSSDNTFRQWRMPSGALISKFKGHTNAVSCVSSAPNSSLFATGSFDKTIRMWNSTDGALVSSMPEKGQIRALCFGADNQLASGGDEGCLGVWDCFQFTKTHSLRTYQNAAFCASWFSGGARIVAGFADGLLRIWNLAKGDIVQTLDGHQDAIYCLACSTNGRCLVTGSSDGSINLRNADSLKIEAVLNGHSGRIRCVTFDPLDKVIVSGSDDCTIRIWRIENGEEIGVLAAHRRIVWGVAYCPKSTQIASASGDTTIGLWDAHSGRSKHFLTGHSGSVYCVAFSSDGRWLASGSEDNSVRIWHAQLGSENARLIGHTAAVWSVAFSPDCSLLASGSSDNTIRIWDTNSCRQNRILLGHSDSVVSISFWKGKSDGALLLLSYSAEGTVRIWDADNENCMDILLAHGDSYAALRPDGRYRAVGNMRDYLWHVSGLVRYELGELDEVDPHLKLADDEPLIPPVYFGRQ, encoded by the coding sequence ATGCCCGTCGACGCCATCACGATCCTCCACATCTCTGACATGCAGTTTGGGAAGTATCATCGCTATTCGCAGGCGCATCCAGGCACGCCGCCCAACGAATACGACACCCTCAGCCAGCGGCTCATCCTCGACCTAGATCACTTGATGGGCAAAACCACGGCGAAGATCAAGGCTCCCATAGCCAAGCCGGATTTGATCATCTGCACGGGCGATCTGGCGGAGTGGGGGCTGGCGAAGGAGTTCACCCAGGCCTTCGACTTCCTCGGCAAAGTGGCCGAGCACCTGGGTTTAAGTCGGGACCGGGTCATCGTCATTCCCGGCAATCACGACATCAACCGCAAGCAGTGTGAGAGCTACTTCATCGAGTGTGAAGCAGAAGGTGAAATCCCGGTTTTTCCTTGGTTCCCCAAGTGGAAGCAGTTCAAGGCTGCTTTCGATGCTTTTTATGCCGACAGCTCAGGCATCACCTTCACGCCAGCGGAGCCTTGGACGCTGTTTCCGATCCATGAGCTGACACTCGTGGTGGCAGGATTGAATTCGACCATAGATGAGGGGCATGATGCGGCAGTGGAGGCCCTCGCTGATCCAGGACACCACGGCTTCTGCGGTGAGCCACAACTCCGTTGGTTCGAAGGCCGTCTCTCCGCGCCTGAGTTTGCGGGTTGGATTCGCATCGCAGCAGTCCATCACAATATCAGCCGTGGCTGCCGCAGTGATAATGAAAACCTGCGAGATGAGGACTTCATGCAGAGCATTCTGGCCCCACATCTCGATCTGGTGCTTCACGGGCATACTCATCAGGCGAAAGACGCCCTCATAAAGCCCGACGTGCCCGTTTTTTCGACAGGTAGCGCCTCACTCGTCACTCGTGGTGCGGACGCCATCCCCACGGATGTGCCGAACCAATACCAGATCATCACCTTGCGGCAGGACAGCATCACCCGCCACTGCCGCAGCTACAATGGCGCGGCCACGCCACCCAAGTGGATCGGCGACAACAGCCTTTCCTTAGACGGCAGCGAGTGGATCATCACCGATCGGGCGGACTTCGGCTCCGCTCATGCGATATTCAACCCATCGGTCGATGATGGCGGCTTTGAAGGCATCGAGTCAACTCACCATGTCAGCTCCCGAGAATTCGCCCGAATCATCAGCAGAGAGTTTTCGAGCGAGATCAGCGCAGCGGACCTCTTCCGCGAAAACATCGTCCGCCTCACCGAGCTACGTCACGAACGAGCACGCGTCGAGCCGCTGCACTGGCAGCATGAGGACATGCGCTGTCTCAGCGTCAGCTTCACCACAGAGAGCGGCATTCACACCTGCCGCCCGCTGGCGACCTGCCTGCAATGCCCGACCACGGAGGAGCTGGATGCCTTCCACGCTTATATTGTCCGTCAGTACCGCGCCAGTGAGCCGCGGCTCATGGCCGACTGCATTTTCGGCGATGGTGCGGAGATTCCGACGGCGGTTCAGGCGCATGCGGACAGGCTGGGCATCCGCTTGCAGCGTATCGCTCAGTATCGCGGGCTGCTGGACCTAACGGACTTCATCCAAGGCCAGACGGCGCGGGTGGAGGAGATTCAGAAGCGTGCCGCCTACCGCCCGGACTGGTATGTGGACCAGCGGATGAATTTTGAGGCCGGCCCCATCAAAGACACCACCGCCGACGCACTCGCGGAGGTGGCAGGGTGGATGCAGCAGCCAGGACCGGCCTTTGCACTGATCTTGGGAGAGCCGGGCACGGGAAAAACCTTCCTCATGCTGGAACTGGCTCGCCGCTTGGCCGCCGTGCCCTGCATGCGACCGATCCTGGTCGAGCTGCGCGGCATGGAAAAGGCCAAAACCGTCGCCGCCATGCTCGGGGCGCAGTTTGCGGATCATAAACAGCCCAGCGACCCGAAGAAGCTCAACCACATGGTCCGCGAGGGCGCTGTGACTCTGCTTTTCGACGGCTTTGACGAACTGGCGCTGCGTGTCGGCTACATGCGAGCGGCAGATCATTTGAATGAAATCATCGCCGCCGCACAGGGGGAGGCACCGCACATCGTCGTTACCAGCCGCACCAGCCACTTCGAGAGTGACAAGCAGGTGCGGAACAAGCTGGCCGAGGCCCTTCAGGCCGGCGTCCAGGGCCTGCACTACTGCCACTTGCTCCCCTTCGAGTCGCCGCAGATCGAGGCCTTCCTCCAGAAGCGGTTCCCATCGGAGGCGGAAGACTGGATGCGCCTGCTGCGGGATGTGGAGGACCTCATCGACCTCTCTCGCATTCCGCGCATGCTGGCCTTCATCACCGAGGTGCCGCGGGAGACCCTGGAACAGGCCCGGAAGCCCGGCAGCGGCACCGTTTCGGCGGGAGACGTGTACCGCCTCGTAGTGGAGGGCCAGTGGCTGCCTTTCGAGCACCGGCGCATGAACCAGCCCGGCTCCGCCGAGCTTTTCACTGTGCCGCAGATGCTGGATGCCGTGCAACACCTGGCTCAGGCTCTCTGGCGCACCACGGACCGCTTCATCTCGCTTAGCGAGCTGGGGGATCACACTCAACGCATCTTGGAAAAATTCGCGCCGGACAAGGTCGGCCAGGAAATGCACGCCACGCACCAGCTCGGCTCCGGCACCCTGCTCATGCGGGACGCAGACGGCCGTTTCACCTTCATCCACCAGTCCGTCCTGGAATGGCTCGTGGCAGATCAGGCCGCGCGGGAGCTGCTGGAGCATGGCGACACCAAAAAGCTGGATGAGGGAGAAATGCCCTCTCTCATGGCGGACTTCTTCATCGACCTCGCCGGGCAGGCACATGCGGGCCAATGGGCAGCACAACTTACTTCCAGCAACACTAGCGCGGATATCCGGCAATATGCGAAATCAAACGGAACACTCCTCTTGAAGCGTCTGAAAGATCGCTATGGCACAGTCATTCAGTCTCATGCGGTCAAGAACCTTGCAGGAGCCGATCTGAGCGGACGTGTCTTGCTTGGCGAGGACTTCCAACACGCCAGAATGGAGCGTGTGAAACTCTACGAAGCCAATCTGAGTGCGGCGAATCTCTACGCGGCTCACTTACTGGAGGCGGACCTACGACACAGCGATCTCTTCCGTGCGAATTTGCAAATGGCCGATCTCACTCGCGCCGACCTCACTGGCGCGAATTTGTCCCATGCCGACCTGCGTGGCGCCGACCTCACTGAAGCCGATTTCACCCGCGCCACACTCATCGGGGCGGATTTGCGGGGTGCGGTGCTGACGGGGAGCCAGTGGCACCTAGCTCGGTTGGCGGGTGCGGTCTTAGATCAAACTGATTCGCCGAGCATGGTCGGAGTTGGGCAAGTGCGCTTATCAACAGTGCACACTCTGTCATTCGCATCTGCCGTATCTCGGATACATAGTGTGGCTTGGAATACTCGCTTCGGACTCATCGCGGCTGGCCACGAGAATGGCAGCATTGTAATTTGGGATGCTAGTAGTTTCCGAATTCTCAGGGTTCTCCAGGGACACCAAGGCTGGGTAAGGGGGCTGGCATTTTGCTTGGACGGCCATTTTCTAGCGAGCGGTGGAGATGACAAGACGATAAGAATATGGGATCTCTACAAACAGAAATTTAAGTTATTGGTGGGTCACGATGCAGCCATTACCTGTTTGGCTGTCAGCCCGGGCGGGGGGCAGCTTGTTAGCGGTTCGAAGGATAAGACTGTTAGAATTTGGGATATACAGAACGGCTCTTGTTTACACATTTTGAAGCGTCACTTAAAAGCTGTGACAAGCGTTGCATTCAGCCCACAACACGCTTTGATCGCCAGCGGGAGCAATGACCAGTATATACGTCTTTGGAGCAGCGCTAATGGACAGTATCTAAGAGGGATCAAAGATCACACTGAGCCTGTAACTGGCGTCGCGTTCACTCACGATGGCTCAGTACTGGTAAGTACATCTTCCGATAACACATTTCGTCAATGGAGAATGCCAAGTGGTGCTCTTATCAGTAAATTCAAAGGCCACACAAATGCAGTCTCGTGTGTCTCCTCTGCTCCTAACAGTTCCTTGTTCGCAACAGGCTCATTTGATAAAACTATCCGCATGTGGAACTCAACGGATGGAGCGTTGGTTAGTTCAATGCCAGAGAAAGGACAAATAAGAGCACTTTGCTTTGGCGCAGACAATCAATTGGCGAGCGGGGGCGATGAAGGATGTCTAGGTGTTTGGGATTGCTTTCAGTTCACGAAGACGCATTCTTTAAGGACTTACCAGAACGCAGCTTTTTGTGCTTCATGGTTTTCAGGTGGGGCACGGATTGTTGCCGGTTTCGCGGATGGATTATTGCGGATATGGAATCTTGCGAAGGGCGATATTGTGCAAACTCTGGATGGCCATCAAGATGCGATATACTGTTTAGCTTGCAGCACAAACGGTAGGTGTCTTGTCACTGGATCGAGTGACGGTTCAATAAACCTTCGAAATGCTGACTCGTTAAAAATTGAGGCCGTGCTTAATGGACACAGCGGCCGAATCCGGTGCGTTACATTTGATCCTTTGGACAAGGTTATTGTTAGTGGCTCTGACGACTGCACAATTCGTATTTGGCGTATTGAAAATGGTGAAGAAATCGGGGTGTTGGCAGCCCATCGTCGAATCGTTTGGGGTGTCGCATATTGCCCTAAATCAACTCAGATAGCAAGCGCATCAGGAGATACTACAATTGGTCTATGGGATGCTCACAGCGGACGTAGCAAACATTTCCTCACGGGACATTCAGGGTCGGTTTATTGCGTGGCGTTCAGTTCCGATGGCCGTTGGTTAGCTAGCGGCTCCGAGGATAATTCTGTGAGGATCTGGCATGCACAACTTGGGAGCGAGAATGCTCGACTCATTGGGCACACCGCCGCAGTTTGGAGCGTTGCCTTTAGTCCAGACTGTAGCCTTTTGGCCAGCGGATCATCTGATAACACCATCAGGATTTGGGATACAAATTCTTGTCGGCAAAATAGGATACTCCTCGGTCATAGTGATTCCGTAGTTAGCATCTCATTTTGGAAAGGGAAGAGCGATGGTGCTCTACTTCTCCTCTCCTATAGTGCCGAAGGCACAGTCCGAATCTGGGACGCTGATAATGAAAACTGCATGGACATTCTGCTGGCCCATGGGGACAGCTACGCCGCCCTGCGCCCGGACGGACGCTACCGCGCCGTGGGAAACATGCGTGACTACCTCTGGCACGTCTCCGGCCTCGTCCGCTACGAGCTGGGAGAGCTGGATGAGGTCGATCCCCACCTCAAACTCGCCGATGACGAGCCGCTGATCCCGCCAGTGTATTTCGGGAGGCAATGA